A segment of the Sulfitobacter sp. D7 genome:
CTGCGCGATATTCTCGACCGCTGACGCCCCGTTGCACTGGCAGTGGCAAATTGCTTTGATATGCTGCGGCCAAGCAATCAAGGATAGCAAGATGGACTATGAAACGATCACCTATGCGCTGACCGATGATGTCGCGCTGATCACGCTGAACCGCGCCGACAAGATGAATGCGCTGACCACCCAAATGCGGGCGGAGCTGACACATGCGGTGACCGAAGGCGGGCGCGCGGCGCGGGTCGTGGTCCTGACGGGGGCGGGCCGGGCCTTTTGCTCGGGGCAGGACTTGGCCGACCGGGCAGGCGGCGTCGCCGATCTGGAGAAAACGCTGCGCGAAGAATATGCCCCGCTGCTGCGCGCCATTATCAACTGCCCCGTGCCGACCATCGCCGCCGTGAACGGTCCGGCGGCGGGGGCGGGGGCGAATATCGCGCTGGCCGCCGATGTCGTCTTTGCCAGTGAGAGCGCTTATTTCATGCAGGCTTTTACCCGCATTGGCTTGATCCCTGACGCGGGCGGCACCTATGCGCTGCCGCGCCAGATGGGCATGGCCAAGGCGATGGGCGCGGCCCTTTTCGCCGATAAGATCACCGCGCGGCAGGCCGATGACTGGGGCATGATCTGGCAAGCCGTACCGGATGCCGAATTCGACGCCCATTGGCGCACCAAGGCCGCGCAACTGGCCGCCGGTCCCACAGCGGCCTATGCAGAGGCCAAGAAAGCGATCCGCGCGTCTTGGGACAATGGGTTGGAGGATCAACTGTCGCTCGAGGCCGAAGCGCAGGGCCGCTGCGGAAAGTCACAAGACTTTGCCGAAGGGGTCACGGCCTTTACCCAAAAGCGCAGCCCCAAGTTTCAGGGTCGGTAAGGCTAGCAGCTCCGCTCGACCAAAAGCACATCGCTTGCCGAAGGTGCCGGGCCATTGGCCCGCGCCACCACCGCCACCGCGACCCCATCCGCCAAAACCGTATGTACGGAGTTCGACACCTGCGCGATGGTGATCCGTGGCGGGGTCTGGCCCTTGTCATAGACCACGGCGATCTGATCGCAATCATGCAGCGTGTCGGGCACCAGTGCACCCTGAGGGCCGGGGATTTCACTGGCCTTGGCGGGCGTCAGACCGGTGGCGCAGTCCCAGCGAAGCCCTTTGGTCCGTTCTGATCCGGTCATCGTGCTTTCCTTCGTCGCGGGCGGGCTGCTAAGCTGCCAAATGTCATCTACCTTTGGGGCGGACTCCAGCCGGACCGCGAGAGGGGAAATCCCTCAATGCAGTGCCGCGATGATGCCTTTCCCACCCCGAAAAGGCCTCTTGATGTGAGGGTATCGCCCCGGGGGGATTCCCGTCAAGCGGGACTGGGTCATTGTCACGCAAGGCGAAACAGTGCCGTAATTTGGCCGTAATTTGCGCCTCGGTGTTTCGCAACCGGCAAAACGCTTGGAAACATTCACTGTTTTTCGGACCCATTGCATACGTCGCGAGAAGTGGCGTTGATTTACGCGATTCGGAGCCGGGGTATTCGCACGCCGCTTCGCATCTCAATTGTTGCCCTAGGGTCAACAACGTCCGACGCGGGTACCGATTGCAGGGCCGGGGCAAAATGCGAAACGCCCCGGAAATCCGGGGCGTTTGCGATGTTACTGTCGGTTGGTTCAGCGGTTCTCAATATCGACGTAGTCGCGCTTGTCTTCACCAAGGTAAAGCTGACGCGGACGACCGATTTTAAGCTGCGGATCGCTGATCTGCTCTTTCCACTGTGAGATCCAGCCCACGGTCCGCGCCAGCGCGAAGATCGGAGTGAACATCGATGTGGGGAAGCCCATGGCTTCGAGGATGATGCCGGAATAGAAATCCACGTTGGGGAACAGTTTCTTCTCCGCGAAATACGGATCTTCCAATGCCGCTTTTTCAAGTTCCTTGGCGACCTGAAGGATCGGGTTGTTTTCAACACCCATCAGCTCCAGAACCTCGTCGGCGCTTTCCTTCATCACGGTCGCGCGCGGGTCGTGGTTTTTGTAAACGCGGTGGCCAAAGCCCATCAGGCGGAAGGGATCGTTTTTGTCCTTGGCGCGGGCGATGAACTCAGGAATGCGATCGGGCGTGCCGATTTCCTTGAGCATTTCCAAGCAGGCTTGGTTCGCACCACCATGTGCCGGACCCCAAAGGCAGGCGATGCCGGCGGCGATACAAGCGAAGGGGTTCGCGCCGGAAGAAGACGCCAGACGCACGGTTGAAGTCGAGGCGTTCTGCTCGTGATCGGCATGGAGGGTAAAGATCCGGTCCATCGCGCGGCTCAGGATCGGGTTTA
Coding sequences within it:
- a CDS encoding enoyl-CoA hydratase-related protein, whose protein sequence is MDYETITYALTDDVALITLNRADKMNALTTQMRAELTHAVTEGGRAARVVVLTGAGRAFCSGQDLADRAGGVADLEKTLREEYAPLLRAIINCPVPTIAAVNGPAAGAGANIALAADVVFASESAYFMQAFTRIGLIPDAGGTYALPRQMGMAKAMGAALFADKITARQADDWGMIWQAVPDAEFDAHWRTKAAQLAAGPTAAYAEAKKAIRASWDNGLEDQLSLEAEAQGRCGKSQDFAEGVTAFTQKRSPKFQGR
- a CDS encoding citrate synthase — translated: MTNNNKTATLTIDDQSFELPIHSPTDGPDVVDIRKLYAQAGVFTYDPGFTSTAACDSTITFIDGDEGVLLHRGYPIEQLASKSHYLEVCYLLLYGELPSPKALEDFECLVTNHTMLHEQMMNFFRGFRRDAHPMAIMVGVVGAMSAFYHDSTDINDEHQREVATIRLIAKMPTIAAMAYKYTIGQPFVYPRNDLDYASNFLRMCFAVPAEDHEVNPILSRAMDRIFTLHADHEQNASTSTVRLASSSGANPFACIAAGIACLWGPAHGGANQACLEMLKEIGTPDRIPEFIARAKDKNDPFRLMGFGHRVYKNHDPRATVMKESADEVLELMGVENNPILQVAKELEKAALEDPYFAEKKLFPNVDFYSGIILEAMGFPTSMFTPIFALARTVGWISQWKEQISDPQLKIGRPRQLYLGEDKRDYVDIENR